accctgggctgcaggcggcgctaaaccgctgtgccaccggggctgccctcctttccaCTTTAAAGATTTACCTCACTTTATGAAGCTTTCCTGACTTTCACATCTGTTACATCCttttatagtttgttttcttGCCAGAATTCTCAATTGtgtctttcatctccttgaaCATAATAAACATCACTATTTTAAGATATGTATCTGATGAAACTTCACTGTATGTAAACATCCcctgtgagtctgtttctattgCCTGTTGCTTCTCATAGTTCTCTTTCAAGTAATTTCGTCTCTTGgtatgtctgattttttttttttattgtgttggaatttgtttttgaaaaattgtagAAATAACTTGAGACCTAGAGTAGTGTTCCATTCTTCTAAGAAGTCTTAATTTTACAAGGGAATTAAAACCCCCCAAAGCCCTAAGGGTTGCCACATAAAATACAGGACATTCAGTTACAACATTTGGGTTTTCGGTAAGCAATGAATTTGGTAGAATTATATCCCAAATATTgtatgggacatacttatactaaaaaattatgttgtttatctgaaactcaGATTCACCTGGGTGttatatttgctaaatctggcaatccAAGTCCTAAAGCACCTATTGTATGTAATAAATGAACTATATGTAGAATGGTACTTGATGTGTGAAGTGAAAAAATAGTCactcaaataattttctttgtagtTCATATGAGAAAACCTGATTGAGAGTGCTTCTGCAAGGTGCTTGGGAGCAATAGTAATACAGTATCACCTAAAGACAATTTCAGGGATTGAAATTGTCTGAAGCTTGACTGTAGTCCCTGTGAGAGCTGTTCTACTTTTGTCAAAAGCCATGTTCAGCCTCTCATCTCTTTCTGAAATGGCAGATGCCTTTAGGGAAGAGGTGGCCTAAATGCTGGTCTCGTATCTctgaatttctatatattttggcCTTATAATTTTTCACTATCCTGTTAGCTCTCTGGTGCATTcaagcaggtttttaaaattgtCCAGCTTTTCTAGTTGCCTCAGCAGGAGGTTTGGCCTAAATTACTTAGTCTGCCATTGCTGGAAtcaatgtataattttaaaacagcagAAGAAAACTCATGGGAAGAGCCATAGTTGTACTCCAGATCAGGATCTGTTTGGCACAAAAAAACTctttaggaaagaaaggaagcatatattttatatacacttCCAGCCTGTGTACTTAAAATAAACATGTTCTAAAGCAAAACATAAATGTACCTAAAGGATTTTTGTCTACTTGGAGAATAACCAGCTTGAGTTGTAACCAGTCAGGAAATACTAATAACCACTTATATCTCAGTGGCTTAGATAAAATTATCTAAGTAATTACTTGGATAGAATAGGCAgtgaaatgatttttgaaatgGTGTTTAAAATAGAAGCCCTGTTGGCTGTGTTCATACATGCTTTCTGACTTATATAAggcttaaaacattttaaaagtataaaaaagggtgcctgggtagctcagttataTGTCttgatcatgatttcagggttgtgagaatgagccccatgtaggactccatGCTCAATagggcgtctgcttgagattctctccctctggccacctCCCTGCTGACACCCTAtgtgcactctctaaaataaatatatatgtattttttttttttacaaagtataAAAGTAACTGTAATGTACACAAATGAATTGGAGAATTGGTTGTCTCCTTGTGGTCTGTATATCTGGCACTTCGTGATATTGTGAACCATGTAAGAAACTCACCACGACTCACCTTTCAGATTTCATTAGCATATCAGAATccatttccaagtttttatttttttttcatctccaagTTTTTAAATGAAGTGTGCATTTGGTCTGTTTCTTATAGTTTAGTTCTTTAATACTGTCCTTAGTTTCTATCCCTAAGTAACATAACTAGTGCACAATTCATTTCCAAACACAGTGTGTTTCAGTAGAACTGAatatttgtgcttttttaaagtgttttcccCCCCACTGGAGAGCACATTTACTGTCTCCTTTGatgatcaaatatttaaagagtataGTTATAAAAGAAGctattaaacttaattttttcattagctttaataaaaaatcattcattctaAGCATgtcttaaatttttgtttctgaaaaaaattttttttagagttacGAAGTTGCAACTGCCCTAGAAAATCAAAGCCACAAGATTCGGTATTCAGATTCAGTGGAAAATGGAtcaattatattttctctttctggtacAGTATATTTGCTAACTGTcttaagtttttaataaaatatgtcagTATAAATTCTAATAGTGGTAGTTCAGTTAACCAGGTAATAAGCTTAAGGTATTATcttttgggagaggtaaatgtATAAAACTTTATTACTGCTGCAAAAGTAATACATATGGCCAACTACAACATGCATTCCTTTTTAGATTATAATTgttgggggcaccttggtggctcagtcagttaagtgactgattCTGGagttcagctccggtcatgatctcagtgttgtgagatcaagcactgcactggctctgcgctgggcatggagcctgcttaagattctctttctccctctccctctgcccctcccctgcttcctctctaaagaaacaaaaattgttGAACTAAAGCTGAACCAGTGAAATCTGGTAGAGGACGGTAAAAACTTGCTTTGGAACTACAATGCaaatagaactagaacaaaactCTCTCTCCAACAGTTAGGACTTAAAATACTACCAGTATTAACAAAGAGGCCAACATCACAACATTGGTCAAAAGCCATatataaaaacaagagagaatGTTTTTTCAGGATTTTGTACAAGAGTTTGctgataaaaacaaatactaaaggAAAAGAACTGAATAGAGACAAATAGAAGTTCCTCAAGTCATAAAACtaggggcagcctaggtggctcaacagtGTAGTGCcacccaccttcagcccagggcgtgatcctggagacccaggatcgagtcccacatcaggctccctgcttctccctctgcctgtgtctctgcctctctctctctctatctctcatgaataaataaataaaatcttttttaaaaatcataaaactatgTAATTGTCATGggcaaaaaaaatacaagaaggaATTAGATCAGGATATGAGAAGGCTGGGGCAGCACAAAGCGTAGGTTTGTGGTAAGGAAATGACTAAAATGATAAAAGAGGTGGAAGTAAAGGATTTTATCAGGAGGGTTGCAGATAGATAGACTGGTAACTCTAGCAGAGGTTTTGGAAGACAGGCAACTTCCAAAAGCTCCTAGAAATGAAACTCCAGTCTGAAGGTGGTCTAACCTCAAACTTCAAAGTCATCCTTCCTGATTGAATAGGGAGTGAAATGTTTTTGAATGTCTTCTATGTTCCTTCGCCACTTCATACCCAGgatcttattttttccctccagtatcttatttaatcttctcaaCAAACCTATGAAAGAATTATTGTTACATTCTTACAGATGGTAGAACTTAGGTTCAGAGAGGTTTATATACATTGCCCAAGTTCACTCAATTAACATACTATCACTTTCCTCAggttgtctttcttctcttttattttatttatttatttatttttttcttttctttcttctcttttaaagagctataattagggcagccccgatggcccagtggggtatcatcctggagaccccacatcaggctccctacatggagcctgcttctccctctgcctgtgtctctgcctctctttctctgtgtgtctgtcatgaataaataaataaaatcttaaaaaataataataaagaactaTAATTAGATCAAATTTCCCTTCAGGACTATTCTTATGGGCCTGATACAGTTTCAAAAATCCTAGATATCTGagtgttttaatttatataataatgttCTCTACAAAGGTTTCTCCAAGAAATAGTTGAAAGCTTATTTTTGAtttccagctttaaaaaaatcattataatgtacaaaaaaaaaaaccaactaaaaTCAGGCATTACTTTGTGTTCAGTGCCTTAGTTTGAAAATTGTTACTGACCAAAAAAGCTTTTTCCTTTAGAATAAGCCATCTTTTTATATAGAGCACTTCAAAGAATTACCTAAATCGTTTTGTAACATAGGAATTTTGTTATAGTAACTTTGTTCCTTCTAGGTTTAGGTCTTGGACACTTAGACCTATACTATAGCTATTTTTGTTGATTCTACtgagtttacaaaaaaaaaattgattattaTAACAAAGTGATGTTTTATATTGTGCTTACTTTTCCTAGGAGTTGCATTTTTATTGATGGATGCTAAAGAATGCTTTATATCAGCTGAAGAAATATTTCTAGCCAAAATTGAGAAGTTTATTAATATTCACCAAAAGAGTTTTTTGGTTCTGTCTGCTGCCCTCCATGGGCCTGAGGAATGGAAACTGATGTTCAGGATTCAGCAAAGGTATAGAAGAATAGTACTACAGACTTAAATCACATTGTTTTTACTTTAGTTCTTAATTCTTTTAAGCAGGTGAGTTATGTTTTGTCATAAGATAAACATTATAATGTTAACTTgtcatatttcataaaatgtgGGCCTAATGGCTATTTCAAGATTCAGGGTGACAAATTTCAGAGTTCATGCTGATTTCTTAGATTTTCCTTCGAGACCAAAAAAAAGTGAATACTCTTTAGTCTATTAAATTCTGGCTATAAAGCCATATCATACCTCTGTGGAATAGGGCAGggcgtgaataaataaatgaatataaggtttctctctcctttccgcTTAACAGCTATCTGTGTAAGTTATATGAtctatttacaaattatttttcagattcctGGGTAGTAACTTACGGATACTTCCAGTACACAACACAGTAAATGCTATTAATCTTATGTGCACTATAGCTAAGGTGAGTCATCTAGAAAAATGACACATACATAGCACTCATGGATTTTAAGGTTCTTGACTTCAAAAGGCACACCCACTTGAGCAGGATTAACAAATACTCTGCCCCTTTTCCCCTCAGAGAAGTTGCTCTTTCAGCATGCAGCTCTTTGAAGCCTGAACTCAGCCCTCTCATCTTCTCAGTTTTACTTTCAGTAGCAAGAATGACTAATTTTAGCCCAAAAGAGCATTTGGCATATATACATTGTGTTGGCCCTACTGGTTTCTTAAATCTTCCTTCAAgttctaaaatataattattgatcAGGCTGTAGTCAAGAACTGTCAAAGTGCAAAACATACGATTTTATAGGATAATGTTCACAAGTTGCCCACCATCttttcatggtcttttcatttgtcttcccCTATGAAATGGGCCCTAGGCAGAGTTAGGTGTTTCTTATTCTTATACTTGGAACAGATCTCCATTAAAGCAattcttaaagttttcttttggctttttggAAATTCCTAAAGACAAAGACCAGTATTTTTCTATTACTCAAGTAACACAAACATAGTATTTAGCACAAAGAAGGTGATTTGATACTTAGAGtatgtgaaaatttattttttatatgaccctgtaaaaataacttatttctataaataatgtTCCATGTTTATAACTTTTTACAGACTGCCTCCAAACCATACACAGATAGGATCTGCTATAGAATGATAACAACTGAGGCTTACATCATTGAGCAAAGTCCTGTTTGGAAAACACTTCAAAAGTTAAAACTGAGTAGTGATCCATTTAACCTAAATTAGTGTATCAATTGCTTAATTTCTTTAggaataatgttaaaataattagACTTAATTATAATGttcaaatatatttactttaaagatttttaaaaatttaaaataataaaatgtatatgattaaaaatgattttatcttcAGTTTTGTTGAGTAATCCCTTTAATAACGTTTAGAAAAAATTGgtacatacatatattataaaactcAGATGCAGTTTCTTAGTGATACAAACTAAGTTGGATGGACAAATATttactacaaaataaaaacacagcatTTTCTAACTAGTCCcttagaaaaggaaaagtcacATACACTTTTTAGCTATTCCACAAGGGCTGCcagtatttctaaaattaatcTTTGCAGATGCTTTCATATTATAACTGCTGCTAGAGGGGTGGTGATGGGATTCTGCCCCCTAAGACTCTTCCTGAggtaggaaaagaaaggagaattgAGACAATCAGCCAACTGGCCTACTGAAAACCTCTGTATACTTTTACAGTGCTGTGATACCCTATTTGACACCAAGAGTTCTAAAATATAGCATCTAACTGGAACATAAAGTATATCAATGTATTTATAAATCAGTATAGCTATATGAATGAAGGCAATACAACTTCATTTTATGAGATTATAATACAAAATTATTAGTTTGTATTGGATTTTCAACAGTAGgatctagaatatatatatggGCATTATTTACCACGtagataatctttttaaaaccaaagaatACTACTGGTCCTTAATGTGTCATCACAGAAACCAATAAATGAGAAAagctacatttatttttctagcagtattttacagaaaagtttttataaaggtattaaataatcaaaatggaaaatacagtattttactAGTTTTTATTTAGGAAATGGAAGTTTCACTTTATCCCAATATTTTCTTCAGTGGtagactttgtttttatttcaatgagTTCTTCTACTCGAGCCAGAACACTTTCAATCAAATCAAATGTGAAAAGAGCTGAATGTAGGACCTGCAGTGCCAACGAAAATTAATGTTACATTAATGTTGCgttaaagcaaaaaaaagaaaagtcttcagCTGGATATAGCTTAGGAAAATTTCAGATCTACCTTAAGCTGCATTTCAGGAGGCATATTAGGGATCTCTTCTCCACCTACAGTTACAGAACAAAGATCTTTAGACTTCTGGACTTctgtaagagaagaaaaaaaatcatgtatcacATTTAACCATTAAAAACAACTCTCAGATTTCAATAATCAATTTTTAAGCAACTTTCATTATTATACCCATTACACTAAAACAATATTTCTGGTAATGCCTATAAGAAATACTCCATAGCTATACGGAAAAGAGCAGATTATTATAGAATTGCTTAatgactttaaaaagtaattctgcATCTAAGACTCTTTTTCATAATTTGTACagatttacttgagagtgagGATGGACAGAGCCATACCCAAGTTAGTATAATAGCCAAACAGAAATACTTATAATACAGTTAGAtttttaatcagaattttttttttttttaaatgtttatttatttatgatagtcacagagagagaaagagagaggcagaaacacaggcagagggaaaagcaggctccatgcaccaggagcccgacgtgggattcgatcccaggtctccaggatcgcgccctgggccaaaggcaggcaccaaacccctgcgccacccagggatcccttaatcagaatttttattttaacctggTTTTAAACCAGAATATGCTTCAAATTGGTTTAAATCTTTGTTAACTCAATTTCATTGTTAACTGGCTT
This genomic window from Canis aureus isolate CA01 chromosome 8, VMU_Caureus_v.1.0, whole genome shotgun sequence contains:
- the C8H1orf146 gene encoding protein SPO16 homolog isoform X1, with product MAENGRKEKVKWTTTIIISSSLKSYEVATALENQSHKIRYSDSVENGSIIFSLSGVAFLLMDAKECFISAEEIFLAKIEKFINIHQKSFLVLSAALHGPEEWKLMFRIQQRFLGSNLRILPVHNTVNAINLMCTIAKTASKPYTDRICYRMITTEAYIIEQSPVWKTLQKLKLSSDPFNLN
- the C8H1orf146 gene encoding protein SPO16 homolog isoform X3, producing MLKCMSYEVATALENQSHKIRYSDSVENGSIIFSLSGVAFLLMDAKECFISAEEIFLAKIEKFINIHQKSFLVLSAALHGPEEWKLMFRIQQRFLGSNLRILPVHNTVNAINLMCTIAKTASKPYTDRICYRMITTEAYIIEQSPVWKTLQKLKLSSDPFNLN
- the C8H1orf146 gene encoding protein SPO16 homolog isoform X2, which translates into the protein MNMDFKAFLMLKCMSYEVATALENQSHKIRYSDSVENGSIIFSLSGVAFLLMDAKECFISAEEIFLAKIEKFINIHQKSFLVLSAALHGPEEWKLMFRIQQRFLGSNLRILPVHNTVNAINLMCTIAKTASKPYTDRICYRMITTEAYIIEQSPVWKTLQKLKLSSDPFNLN